Genomic segment of Deltaproteobacteria bacterium:
TGTCCACGACATGAGCATTCCTAATATTGCCGGACTTGCTGCGTCGCATGGCGGTCAGATGATTGAAATACAACCGGGCATTAGGCGTTATTTTATGGCCGCCGCTCTTGCTGGGGCGCCAGGAGTATATGTTGCAGTGAGCTTGCCATACGACCGGGTAGTAAATCAGATTAATACGATTTTTTATCGGACGCTTATGGGTCTATCGTTTCTCACATTATTTACTATAATTGCCGTCTTTCTTGCTGCTGAGTTTGGAATTCTAAGAGGTCTTCGCTCGCTTACGCGCGCTGTCGAGCGATTGGGAGAGGGCGATCTTTCGGTACGGGTGAAAACGCCAAGAGGACAGAATGAATTTACAACACTTGCAAGGACTTTTAATGAGTTAGCGGATTCTCTGGCAGCTCAACACAGCGAAACGATGAAGGCGCAAACAAGATTGAGGGCGCTGTCTCATCGGCTACAAATGACGAGGGAGGCAGAGGCGGCACGAATTTCGCGCGAGTTGCACGACGAGATTGGCCAGACGCTAACCGCACTAAAAATTGATCTAACGCGATTGCAGTTGTGTTGTGAGTCACATGCCGAAATGCCTCCTTGTGCAGTGGCACTTAAAACGGGTGTGCAAGCGATGACCGAGCAGATTAACAATTCTATAGATTTTGTTAGAAAAATCTCATCCAGACTGCGTCCAAGCGTGTTGGACAAAATGGGGTTAAACGCAGCTATAGAATGGCAAGCCCGCGAAATAGAAAAACGAACTGCGCTCGTTGTGCAAGTAGATCTCGAAAGCATTGATCTCGCTGAGGCAGAATTTGTATCAATAACGCTCTTTCGCATCCTGCAAGAGGCGCTTACCAACGTAGTGCGCCACGCCGATGCAAGTATTGTCGAGGTTAGTTTGACGCAGACAGAGAAGGAGGTATGTCTTAGGATAAAAGACGACGGCAGGGGAGTTGCTCCTAAGATGCTTAAAAGCGCAAAGTCGCTTGGTATCGAAGGCATGCGCGAACGAGCATTGCTGATAGGCGGCCACCTGTCGATTGAAAGCGCAGCGGAGCAAGGAACTATTCTATCGGTAACTGTTCCTAATGAAAGTATTCAGGAGGCTAAAGATGCGCATCCTATTGGCTGACGATCATGCAATTGTGCGATCTGGGTTGTGTCGTATTATTACCGATGCGTTTCCGGATGCCAGTGTAGATGAGGTCGGGTCTGATCGGGAATTATTGAGCAAGATTGGTCAAGCATCATGGTCTTTGCTCATTTTGGATGTGGCGTTGGGAA
This window contains:
- a CDS encoding HAMP domain-containing protein, with amino-acid sequence MLFAFYVAKSERSNALARTQRDAFHLMSLASREHAHQIRGARELLLWLGKKLASEGRESPIIADPDLLKALLAGHPQLANIGVLSANGEVLQSAYPMASDQSWQNNPAYGAAMYSEDVVVGTYLISPIFGRPTLNHAYAVRDVKGKIFAVLFTGLNLNWLSEIETEHILPDGFSLIVTDRRGQVVAYGSQTNLPPVNVHDMSIPNIAGLAASHGGQMIEIQPGIRRYFMAAALAGAPGVYVAVSLPYDRVVNQINTIFYRTLMGLSFLTLFTIIAVFLAAEFGILRGLRSLTRAVERLGEGDLSVRVKTPRGQNEFTTLARTFNELADSLAAQHSETMKAQTRLRALSHRLQMTREAEAARISRELHDEIGQTLTALKIDLTRLQLCCESHAEMPPCAVALKTGVQAMTEQINNSIDFVRKISSRLRPSVLDKMGLNAAIEWQAREIEKRTALVVQVDLESIDLAEAEFVSITLFRILQEALTNVVRHADASIVEVSLTQTEKEVCLRIKDDGRGVAPKMLKSAKSLGIEGMRERALLIGGHLSIESAAEQGTILSVTVPNESIQEAKDAHPIG